In one Leishmania panamensis strain MHOM/PA/94/PSC-1 chromosome 14 sequence genomic region, the following are encoded:
- a CDS encoding fatty acid elongase, putative (TriTrypDB/GeneDB-style sysID: LpmP.14.0660) — MEALDNYLITHFDGHAVQNWLANNVDIGVYIAAAYLTFVFKGPQLVDFIFSGNPPTKLIKMCWSLWNVGLAVFSMYGVYHTVPLFINNLRRYGQKDTLCRFREEEFFTGKHGVAMGLFSLSKLPEFGDTFFLIMGGKRKLPFLSWFHHVTIFLYAWMAYQQASSIWIVLASINYFVHSIMYTYFALAEAGFKSLVKPFAMYITLLQITQMVVGLYFTVSFIVHHKADPQGCNGSTMALARGQCMIYIFNFYLFSEMFVKGYVLPRKAPAGEATAVTAPASKKHN; from the coding sequence ATGGAGGCCCTCGACAATTACCTCATCACCCACTTCGACGGCCACGCCGTGCAGAATTGGCTGGCGAACAATGTGGACATCGGTGTGTACATCGCTGCCGCCTACCTGACCTTCGTCTTCAAGGGTCCGCAGCTGGTGGACTTTATCTTCTCTGGCAACCCACCGACAAAGCTAATCAAGATGTGCTGGAGTCTGTGGAACGTTGGTCTCGCCGTCTTCTCGATGTACGGCGTGTACCACACTGTTCCCCTCTTCATCAACAACCTGCGCAGGTACGGCCAGAAAGATACACTGTGCCGCTTCCGCGAGGAAGAGTTCTTCACTGGCAAGCACGGCGTTGCCATGGggctcttctccctttcgaAGCTGCCCGAGTTCGGCGATACCTTCTTCCTCATCATGGGCGGCAAGCGCAAGCTCCCGTTCCTCTCCTGGTTCCACCACGTCACCATCTTCCTCTACGCATGGATGGCATACCAGCAGGCCTCCAGCATCTGGATCGTGCTGGCCTCCATCAACTACTTTGTGCACTCCATCATGTACACGTACTTCGCCCTCGCCGAAGCCGGCTTCAAGAGCCTGGTGAAGCCGTTTGCCATGTAcatcacgctgctgcagatcaCGCAGATGGTGGTGGGCCTTTACTTCACAGTCTCCTTCATAGTTCACCACAAGGCGGATCCGCAGGGCTGCAACGGCTCAACGATGGCGCTGGCGCGTGGCCAGTGCATGATCTACATCTTCAATTTTTACCTCTTCTCAGAGATGTTTGTGAAGGGGTACGTGCTGCCACGCAAGGCGCCGGCTGGCGAGGCAACGGCTGTTACTGCCCCCGCTAGTAAGAAGCACAATTAA